The Deltaproteobacteria bacterium genome has a segment encoding these proteins:
- a CDS encoding hemolysin family protein, whose protein sequence is MSFEGLVIEAIIILALIIFNGFFSSAEIAIISAKRSIIEKLAKDGNLSAEIVSRMKENPDRFLATVQVGVTVVGTTASVIGGVIASEHFKPLLQSIPVIPQQVASLLALGAVVAVISYVSLVVGELVPKHLALRYAEKIALFSAKPLDFISRLTDVPVRLLTGSTSAVMRMLGVKDTAKQVFISEEEIKYFIKEGRATGIFEETEAQLLHGIFEFADKTVREVMVPKHKISGIEINTPPDEVLKFISESGFSRYPVYRDSIDRIVGVLFNKDVFSSLEKGRTLDLKSIIRTPYFVPNSIMISKLLRELQRRKFHMAIVVDEHGDIDGLVTIEDILEEIVGEIEDEYDVGAGGPVEKLRDGTMIIDASASLGDLSNLGIEIEEEAEEYNTLAGFMLAKLQRVPRGGEFVIHKDMRLTVVDVEQNRIIKVKVEPLEAGKRKKA, encoded by the coding sequence GTGTCGTTCGAAGGCCTTGTGATCGAGGCGATAATAATCCTGGCGCTTATAATCTTTAACGGCTTCTTCTCAAGCGCCGAGATAGCCATAATATCCGCAAAAAGAAGCATAATCGAAAAACTCGCCAAGGACGGGAACCTTTCAGCCGAAATCGTGAGCCGGATGAAGGAAAACCCGGACAGGTTCCTGGCTACCGTCCAGGTAGGAGTGACGGTCGTAGGCACCACCGCCTCGGTCATAGGGGGCGTCATAGCATCGGAGCACTTCAAGCCCCTCCTCCAGTCTATTCCGGTAATACCCCAGCAGGTGGCAAGCCTCCTTGCGCTCGGCGCGGTAGTAGCCGTAATCTCCTATGTTAGCCTCGTAGTCGGCGAGCTAGTGCCCAAGCACCTTGCATTGAGGTACGCCGAGAAGATAGCTCTTTTCTCCGCCAAGCCGCTCGACTTCATATCGAGGCTCACGGACGTGCCCGTAAGGCTCCTTACCGGCTCCACCTCGGCGGTCATGAGGATGCTCGGCGTAAAGGACACGGCCAAGCAGGTGTTCATATCCGAGGAGGAGATAAAATACTTCATCAAGGAAGGCCGCGCGACCGGCATATTCGAGGAGACCGAGGCCCAGCTCCTCCACGGCATATTCGAGTTCGCGGACAAGACCGTGAGGGAGGTCATGGTCCCCAAGCACAAGATAAGCGGGATAGAAATAAACACGCCTCCCGACGAGGTACTGAAGTTCATATCCGAGTCCGGGTTCTCGAGATATCCGGTCTACCGCGACAGCATAGACAGGATTGTGGGAGTGCTTTTCAACAAGGACGTATTCAGCTCCCTGGAGAAGGGCAGGACTCTGGATTTGAAGTCCATCATACGGACGCCTTATTTCGTCCCCAACTCCATAATGATCAGCAAGCTCCTCCGCGAGCTCCAGAGGCGGAAGTTCCACATGGCAATTGTCGTCGACGAGCACGGCGATATCGACGGGCTTGTAACAATCGAAGACATACTTGAGGAGATAGTCGGGGAGATCGAAGACGAGTATGACGTGGGCGCGGGCGGCCCCGTCGAGAAGCTACGGGACGGCACCATGATAATAGACGCCTCTGCGTCGCTAGGCGACCTCTCGAACCTCGGCATCGAGATAGAGGAAGAGGCAGAGGAGTACAATACCCTCGCCGGCTTCATGCTCGCGAAGCTCCAGAGAGTGCCGAGAGGCGGGGAGTTCGTCATCCACAAGGACATGCGGCTTACCGTGGTGGACGTCGAGCAGAACCGCATAATAAAGGTAAAAGTCGAGCCGCTTGAGGCCGGGAAAAGGAAAAAGGCCTGA